The segment CTAcccaaaatacaaaagaaaaggcCTTCCACTATGATCACATGTCCATTCCAAATAAACCTAAACAAGAACTTATGCATCAATTCCTACAGCCTACAACAAACTATCAGCCCTTGTGGGCAGCCTCCTGAAGAAACTCAAAGCTGGAGAAGGCATCTTGCTCCTAAACCTTGGAGGCCTAAGGACATAGAGCCCCCACAAAGCCACCACAACCCGAATTGGTACTGCATAGAATCCAGCAGCAGCAATCAAGCAAGAGATCACAAATAAGAATGTTGCCCTTGGGTCTCGCCAACTTAGCAAGTGTTGAAGACGTTCACCTTGTGTTGCCATATCACCAACAACGGTTTGAATCCTTCCTGCCACACTTCTTAGCCTATCATACCTCAACCGAACAACCTCAGCGCTTCGACTCGTTGGGAATGAATCGAATTCCTCATCCAATTCATCAGGAAAAACACTCTCAGCATGAGAGAGCCTAGTATCCATGTGGGGTGGGTGACGAGGTCGGGACCTATATCGCCAAAGTCCCAAAAAGGCCATGTAGAGCAATACGCTAGGGATAATAAGCTCCGGGAACATGACAAGCAGTAGAAACAACACCAGAAACAGGGTTGAGTACACAGGCCTGTGCCAATTGCGCATTGCCTCCACCCAACGGCCCATGGCAACAATGCCAGACACAACATTCATCAGCCTGAAAAAGTTAGCCTTGCTCCTCCTCATGCTCCACATGTGGGAGTCATGATCAAGCATATACTCTACCACCTCTCGTCCCAGTGGTGGCTCTGACCGGCTAAGCCGGGATGACACTACATTCATAGCCTGGTACCTCAAACTCTCCAATTGATTCACACCCAGTGGCTGCACATAATGCATCTTTGGCAGCAATGGCATTGTGTACATGTGCAGCATATTGGCCGTGTTAGCACACGAAAATCTCACTGCCAAATGCAGTTCCCCCATTTTCTTGACACCAGAAGGGTGCAGCATCAGGAGAGGGTACGAATGAGTGTAAACTCTATCCGATTCTAGTGTTGACAATCGAATTCTAACTTTCCCAATACGGTTATCACGAATTCCAGCAATGTTGCTTGTGTTCTTGTCGACCCGGGAATTATCAAACACCCCAATTGTGATCACGGTGCAAGGATCAAACACTTCCCATGTGTACTGCTCATTCCATTTGGGTGACAAGCTATCAACCACAGTGCGTGTCCTCACCCATTTCTGCCCATACTTTGCAACACAGTAAGAATCCGTAGATCCTCCTTTCCCTTCCTTGATTTTGGTTGGCATAAGTCCAGTTGCACCCAAAATTCCTATTTCAAGCACACCAATGTGAGGCTTCCAAAGCTGCTTAGCCGTAGGCTTAACATCACTACTATACAATGTGGCCTCATCTAGCACATGGTAACCCCCATCAAGCGAAACCCGAAGATGAATCCTAGACCCAAATCTAGTCACCATCTTAGACTCCCCTGCATTACCAAGGTGGCTATCAAGATTAAACCACCTTGAAGTCACAAGCTTTTCATCATTTCTCCTTTCAATCGCCATTACAGGAAAAAGAACTCTGCCAACAACCTCATCCCGCCCCGGCGCAACACGATCCTCTACTGAAACCAACAAGTAATCCTCAAAAGGCTCAGCCACCACAAATATCATCTCATCATTCCAGTAAGGATTTGACAAGCTCCTATTTGGGCTAGCAGCCGCGATCCTAGTCCTCAAAACCTGATTTCCCACTTGGACTTTGGAAGAAAGCTCAGGAAACCTCATCACTGAAGACCCTTTCTCCCCTAAAACAATGTCTTGTGCTTCAATAACTGATACCCTCAAATACCAAAGCTTTGGGGAGAGATAAACCTTGGATTTAATAGAACACAAGCCATCAAGATGCACATTGGCTGCCTTAGAGTGCCACGCCTCTGCAAAAGCCTCATCTGCCTGAGTCCCAAACCATATTGAAAGCATGACCTCTCCAGCCTTAGCCTTTTCACCTTTCTTGTCTTCCATTCTATACCACTGTGGAGCCAATGGACTATCTGGTGGAACCCGCCGAGGAACCTCAttcaaatcaaaccaaacacGGCCCAAGTAGTCATCTTTATT is part of the Quercus robur chromosome 9, dhQueRobu3.1, whole genome shotgun sequence genome and harbors:
- the LOC126698650 gene encoding FT-interacting protein 3, encoding MNNSTHYSKEKLVVEVVAAHNLMPKDGEGSSSPFVEVEFENQRLRTQVKYKDLNPIWNEKLVFHVKDVADLPYRTVEINVFNERSSSNSRNFLGKVRVSGSSISKQGEEVAQLYTLDKRSLFSHIRGEISLKLYLSVKEEVKDLGATNGIVENVTASSATSSGFSKKAKKLQGLSSGSAMAAQQQLGQVQEYKPTQQSQTQHSKSLEQNPEMKPVVVTTGPGPTIPSVSSGGVSLFSNGLSEFSLKETRPQLGGESLQKDKTSSTYDLVEQVQYLYVRVVKGREISVPFGGAELVAEVKLGNYRGITKRVSLNNVEWDQVFAFSKDSIQSSMAEILVKESNKDDYLGRVWFDLNEVPRRVPPDSPLAPQWYRMEDKKGEKAKAGEVMLSIWFGTQADEAFAEAWHSKAANVHLDGLCSIKSKVYLSPKLWYLRVSVIEAQDIVLGEKGSSVMRFPELSSKVQVGNQVLRTRIAAASPNRSLSNPYWNDEMIFVVAEPFEDYLLVSVEDRVAPGRDEVVGRVLFPVMAIERRNDEKLVTSRWFNLDSHLGNAGESKMVTRFGSRIHLRVSLDGGYHVLDEATLYSSDVKPTAKQLWKPHIGVLEIGILGATGLMPTKIKEGKGGSTDSYCVAKYGQKWVRTRTVVDSLSPKWNEQYTWEVFDPCTVITIGVFDNSRVDKNTSNIAGIRDNRIGKVRIRLSTLESDRVYTHSYPLLMLHPSGVKKMGELHLAVRFSCANTANMLHMYTMPLLPKMHYVQPLGVNQLESLRYQAMNVVSSRLSRSEPPLGREVVEYMLDHDSHMWSMRRSKANFFRLMNVVSGIVAMGRWVEAMRNWHRPVYSTLFLVLFLLLVMFPELIIPSVLLYMAFLGLWRYRSRPRHPPHMDTRLSHAESVFPDELDEEFDSFPTSRSAEVVRLRYDRLRSVAGRIQTVVGDMATQGERLQHLLSWRDPRATFLFVISCLIAAAGFYAVPIRVVVALWGLYVLRPPRFRSKMPSPALSFFRRLPTRADSLL